A window of the Bacillus sp. A301a_S52 genome harbors these coding sequences:
- a CDS encoding AAC(3) family N-acetyltransferase yields the protein MKNLIEATQKMNTVESLTASLRQIGVQGGMTLLVHSSLSAFGWTNGGPVAVIQALIETVTEQGTLVMPTQSGDLSDPKNWQSPAVPKEWWKEIRSTMPAYDPEVTPTSGMGQIPELFRTWPGVIRSGHPLLSFASWGKKSGEMMADHQLAFGLGEASPLAKLYDADAYVLFLGTHYDTNTCFHLGEYRAPMYQIQWQGAPVICNGQHQWVTYCDIMFAEEEFSKMGDAFERNYKVIKGHVGQAETRLFSLRQAVDFSTHWFAEKRKG from the coding sequence ATGAAGAACTTGATTGAAGCGACACAGAAAATGAATACTGTTGAGTCACTAACGGCCAGCTTAAGGCAGATAGGTGTTCAAGGCGGAATGACCCTTCTCGTTCACTCCTCATTATCAGCTTTTGGATGGACAAATGGCGGCCCAGTAGCCGTAATACAGGCGTTAATAGAGACAGTAACCGAGCAAGGCACACTTGTTATGCCTACGCAAAGCGGTGATTTAAGTGATCCAAAAAATTGGCAGTCACCTGCTGTACCGAAAGAGTGGTGGAAAGAGATTAGATCAACGATGCCAGCGTATGATCCTGAGGTGACACCGACAAGCGGTATGGGGCAAATCCCAGAATTATTCCGTACATGGCCTGGTGTTATAAGAAGCGGTCACCCCTTATTGTCTTTTGCCTCTTGGGGCAAGAAGAGTGGCGAAATGATGGCTGATCATCAATTAGCGTTTGGATTAGGTGAAGCATCACCACTAGCTAAGTTGTATGATGCGGATGCTTATGTCTTATTTCTAGGCACTCATTATGACACTAACACATGCTTTCATCTCGGAGAATATCGTGCCCCCATGTATCAAATCCAATGGCAAGGGGCACCGGTTATCTGCAATGGTCAACACCAATGGGTGACGTATTGTGATATTATGTTTGCCGAAGAAGAGTTTTCTAAAATGGGTGATGCCTTTGAACGAAACTACAAAGTAATAAAAGGACATGTAGGTCAAGCTGAAACACGCTTATTTTCGCTTCGACAGGCTGTTGATTTTTCAACTCATTGGTTTGCTGAAAAAAGAAAAGGATAA
- a CDS encoding LytTR family transcriptional regulator DNA-binding domain-containing protein translates to MVLFEMKDVEKRRENTIVFSPFHLSINEGEIVSVHTTTDGRKQLLNWLSGNDPITGGEIRIGNSEIASGVWRYNPELGVIFLEEGIYPRLSVKEHLVFLKRLFQSREKVEIVARKLQLEHRLQTKAKHLSYSEMRRLTMAKLFFQNPLVMVIEEPDQNVDIETKRILINLFYELKEEGKSLLILTSNMEAAITFGESVYRLNENGLETVDMKTGYSDPPASIEELTDFKINKIPSKVNDKLILFDPTEIDYIESYSGQSHLHIRNESFKCVFTMQELEDKLRSFGFFRCHRSYIVNLQKVREVMTWTRNSYSLIIDDKGHSQIPLSKNKMTELKDILGLK, encoded by the coding sequence ATGGTTCTATTTGAAATGAAAGACGTGGAAAAACGCCGAGAAAATACAATTGTTTTTTCACCTTTCCACCTTTCGATTAATGAAGGTGAAATAGTATCGGTTCATACAACGACTGATGGTCGCAAGCAACTGTTAAATTGGTTGTCTGGAAACGATCCGATTACAGGTGGAGAAATACGTATAGGAAACAGTGAAATAGCAAGTGGTGTTTGGCGGTATAATCCAGAATTGGGCGTGATATTTCTTGAAGAGGGGATATATCCTCGTTTAAGTGTAAAAGAGCATCTCGTTTTTTTAAAAAGACTCTTCCAATCACGGGAGAAAGTTGAGATCGTGGCCCGCAAACTTCAGCTTGAACACCGTTTGCAAACGAAAGCTAAACATCTGTCATATTCTGAAATGAGACGCTTAACTATGGCGAAGTTATTTTTTCAAAATCCATTGGTTATGGTGATAGAAGAGCCAGATCAAAATGTGGACATAGAAACAAAGCGGATTCTCATTAATCTTTTCTATGAACTTAAAGAAGAGGGGAAGTCATTGTTAATTTTAACAAGTAACATGGAGGCAGCTATAACTTTTGGTGAATCTGTGTACCGTCTTAATGAAAATGGATTAGAAACTGTAGATATGAAGACAGGATATTCAGATCCTCCAGCTTCCATTGAGGAACTGACAGATTTTAAAATTAACAAAATCCCTTCGAAAGTAAACGACAAACTCATTCTGTTTGATCCGACAGAAATTGATTATATAGAAAGTTATAGTGGTCAATCCCATTTACACATACGTAATGAATCATTTAAGTGTGTCTTCACGATGCAGGAGTTAGAGGATAAATTACGGTCTTTCGGATTTTTTCGCTGCCATCGTTCTTACATAGTGAACTTACAAAAAGTAAGAGAAGTTATGACATGGACGAGAAACAGCTATAGCCTTATTATTGATGACAAAGGACATTCACAAATTCCCCTTTCAAAAAACAAGATGACAGAATTAAAGGATATATTGGGGCTAAAATAA